One genomic segment of Paenibacillus durus includes these proteins:
- a CDS encoding MerR family transcriptional regulator, producing the protein MRIHEICKECNVTKKAVEYYEKQGLIKPRYDSSNYRSFNHDDVILIKEIAMLRKLNISIADIKIIIASDDRHEALSNYKMKKELQMQQMRAQYDCLIDFLENGYNLDQAIDTVSRRLDSNMLIKDRLLQAFPGTYGMYLYVHFGRFLNEKLNSDEQKLAYYKMVEFLDHVNEMEFPSGLEQFLTEAFVSMSETDLQQIDDSMNRAVKDYSNFIAENRKSIEEYLAYRNSEEYKSSSVYKMEQLLIEFQQSSGYYDVFIHNLQILSSSYRKYQEQLRQADKEFLNQYPDAENRFGNK; encoded by the coding sequence ATGCGAATTCATGAAATTTGCAAAGAATGTAACGTGACTAAAAAGGCAGTAGAATACTATGAAAAGCAAGGCCTGATTAAACCCCGGTATGACAGCAGCAACTATAGATCCTTTAATCATGACGACGTGATCCTGATAAAAGAAATTGCCATGTTACGAAAGCTGAACATCAGCATTGCCGATATTAAAATCATTATTGCAAGTGATGACAGGCACGAAGCCTTATCCAACTATAAAATGAAGAAAGAACTCCAGATGCAGCAAATGAGAGCGCAATATGACTGTTTGATTGATTTTTTGGAGAATGGCTATAACCTTGACCAGGCAATAGATACAGTTAGTCGTAGATTAGATAGTAATATGTTGATCAAAGACAGACTGCTTCAAGCTTTCCCTGGAACCTATGGAATGTACCTGTATGTGCATTTTGGCAGATTCCTGAATGAGAAGCTTAACAGTGATGAACAGAAATTAGCATACTACAAGATGGTTGAATTTCTTGACCATGTCAATGAAATGGAATTTCCGAGTGGGTTAGAGCAATTTCTAACAGAAGCCTTTGTATCAATGAGTGAAACGGATTTACAGCAGATTGATGACTCGATGAATAGGGCTGTCAAAGATTATAGTAATTTTATTGCTGAAAATAGGAAGAGCATTGAAGAATATTTAGCCTACCGGAATTCTGAAGAGTACAAATCAAGCTCTGTCTATAAAATGGAGCAACTGTTAATTGAATTCCAACAAAGCAGCGGATATTACGATGTTTTTATTCATAATTTACAAATTTTAAGCAGTTCCTATCGAAAATATCAAGAGCAGCTGAGGCAGGCAGATAAAGAGTTCCTTAACCAATACCCTGATGCGGAGAACAGGTTTGGAAACAAGTGA
- a CDS encoding zinc-ribbon domain-containing protein, producing the protein MYCHQCGAKNAPKHKVCAKCGARLLTAEERQVLLEVAAGAEAIQQPVTAAYRRGGQGPYTRLTG; encoded by the coding sequence GTGTATTGTCATCAATGCGGGGCCAAGAACGCTCCGAAACACAAAGTATGCGCCAAGTGCGGGGCAAGATTGCTGACGGCGGAAGAACGGCAGGTCCTGCTGGAAGTGGCTGCGGGGGCCGAGGCGATTCAGCAGCCGGTGACGGCGGCCTATCGGCGGGGGGGACAGGGACCGTATACCAGACTTACCGGATGA
- the budA gene encoding acetolactate decarboxylase, whose translation MDSHVIYQASTMVALLSGLYDGTVTFGELKKHGDFGIGTFHQLDGEMIAFDGEFFHLYPDGTAQKVSLDESTPFSSVTFFEQQQTVPLNRAVTRQELEKVLDDLVPSPNLFHAIRIDGHFREVHTRTVPHQDKPYPPFVEVTKSQPSFDFADVDGVIAGFWTPAFAQGIAVAGYHLHFINEARDGGGHVMDFVLEQGTISICTCTDFQLALPQDNAYLKQDLSVADLERDIMIAEGSY comes from the coding sequence ATGGATAGTCACGTCATCTATCAAGCCTCGACCATGGTTGCGCTGCTCAGCGGTCTGTATGATGGGACAGTCACATTTGGAGAATTGAAAAAGCACGGCGATTTCGGCATCGGAACCTTTCATCAGCTGGATGGCGAGATGATCGCCTTTGACGGGGAATTCTTTCATTTATACCCTGACGGAACCGCCCAAAAAGTCAGTCTCGACGAAAGTACGCCGTTCTCCTCCGTGACCTTTTTTGAACAACAGCAGACCGTCCCGCTGAATAGGGCGGTAACCCGTCAAGAGCTGGAGAAGGTGCTGGACGATCTGGTTCCCAGCCCGAATCTGTTCCATGCGATCCGAATCGACGGTCATTTCCGGGAGGTTCACACCCGCACCGTCCCGCATCAGGATAAGCCGTATCCGCCATTTGTGGAGGTTACAAAGTCCCAGCCGTCATTTGATTTTGCCGATGTGGACGGCGTCATCGCCGGTTTCTGGACTCCCGCTTTCGCACAAGGGATCGCCGTGGCCGGATATCATTTGCATTTTATCAATGAAGCACGCGACGGAGGAGGACATGTGATGGATTTCGTGCTCGAACAGGGTACAATTTCCATTTGCACCTGCACTGATTTTCAACTTGCGCTCCCGCAGGATAACGCTTATCTCAAGCAGGATTTATCCGTAGCCGACCTGGAGCGCGACATTATGATTGCTGAAGGCTCTTACTAA
- the alsS gene encoding acetolactate synthase AlsS, which produces MTTETNFNISSAIATTTTGANLVVDSLISQGVPYIFGIPGAKIDSVFDVLRERGPELIVCRHEQNAAFMAAAVGRLTGKPGVCLVTSGPGASNLVTGLVTANSESDPVVALAGAVSRADRLKHTHQSMDNAGLFKPVTKYSVEVEHPNNVAEAITNAFREASTGQPGAAFVSLPMDVLLDKAVPFNFGPLTTPQLGPAPSDLVEAVAANIRKAKLPVILLGMKASSPEVTSAIRDLIRGTDIPVVETFQAAGVISRDLEEHFMGRVGLFSNQPGDLLLKEADVVLTIGYDPIEYDARLWNREGVREVYHLDNRQADFDQDYQPRIELIGDIVLTVETLASHLQGLLFPPESLSVLKELHQKLDQDGNDVYSSHSELVHPLDFISTLRRLIDDQVTVTCDVGSHYIWMARYFRCYEPRRLLFSNGMQTLGVAMPWAIAAALVRPGEKVISISGDGGFLFSSMELETAVRLKLPLVHIVWSDGTYNMVAFQQMGKYGRTSGVDFGSIDIVQYAESFGAVGLRVNRPEELEEVLRCALDQIGPVVVEIPIDYRDSGKLGEKLLPDKAN; this is translated from the coding sequence ATGACTACGGAAACAAATTTTAATATCTCTTCAGCAATCGCCACAACGACAACGGGTGCCAATCTGGTTGTTGACAGTTTGATATCGCAAGGGGTTCCGTACATTTTCGGAATTCCCGGAGCCAAAATCGATTCTGTATTTGATGTTTTGCGGGAACGGGGTCCGGAGCTTATTGTTTGCCGGCATGAGCAGAACGCCGCATTTATGGCGGCAGCTGTGGGCCGCTTAACCGGAAAGCCGGGGGTATGCCTGGTAACTTCCGGTCCTGGCGCCTCCAACCTGGTTACGGGACTCGTGACGGCCAACTCCGAAAGCGACCCGGTCGTGGCGCTCGCAGGGGCCGTCTCTCGGGCAGACCGGTTGAAACATACGCATCAATCCATGGATAATGCCGGTTTATTTAAACCAGTCACGAAATACAGTGTGGAAGTTGAACATCCGAATAATGTCGCCGAAGCGATTACGAATGCGTTCCGTGAGGCTTCCACCGGCCAGCCGGGAGCGGCATTTGTCAGCCTCCCGATGGATGTGCTGCTCGACAAAGCGGTACCCTTCAACTTTGGGCCTCTGACCACTCCTCAGCTTGGCCCGGCCCCCTCTGACCTTGTTGAAGCGGTCGCCGCCAATATACGAAAGGCCAAACTCCCGGTTATTCTGCTCGGCATGAAAGCAAGTTCGCCGGAAGTGACCTCGGCGATCCGGGATCTCATCCGCGGCACCGACATTCCGGTTGTTGAGACTTTTCAGGCTGCCGGCGTAATCTCACGTGATTTGGAAGAACATTTTATGGGCAGAGTCGGTTTGTTCAGCAACCAGCCGGGCGATCTTCTGCTGAAAGAAGCCGATGTCGTCCTGACTATTGGTTATGATCCGATCGAGTACGATGCTCGTCTTTGGAATCGTGAAGGCGTCCGGGAAGTGTATCATCTGGATAACCGGCAGGCGGACTTTGACCAGGATTACCAGCCGCGAATCGAGTTAATCGGCGACATTGTCTTAACCGTCGAAACGTTAGCTTCGCATTTACAAGGCCTTCTATTCCCCCCCGAATCGCTCTCCGTGCTGAAAGAGCTGCACCAGAAGCTGGATCAGGACGGAAATGACGTCTACTCTTCCCACTCCGAACTGGTTCACCCGCTGGATTTTATTTCCACCTTGCGAAGGCTGATTGATGATCAGGTGACGGTCACCTGTGACGTCGGTTCACACTATATCTGGATGGCTCGTTATTTCCGCTGCTATGAACCCCGCCGGTTGCTCTTCAGCAATGGCATGCAAACCCTCGGTGTAGCTATGCCTTGGGCCATTGCCGCCGCGCTGGTGCGTCCAGGCGAGAAAGTCATTTCCATATCCGGGGACGGCGGGTTCCTGTTCTCCTCGATGGAACTGGAAACGGCGGTCCGCCTGAAGCTTCCGCTCGTTCATATTGTGTGGAGCGACGGCACCTATAATATGGTCGCATTTCAGCAAATGGGTAAATACGGAAGAACCTCGGGCGTAGACTTTGGCAGCATTGATATTGTCCAATATGCCGAGAGCTTCGGCGCAGTAGGCTTACGGGTCAATCGGCCGGAGGAACTGGAAGAAGTGCTGCGCTGCGCTCTCGATCAAATAGGTCCCGTGGTCGTCGAGATCCCGATTGACTACAGAGACAGCGGCAAGCTCGGGGAAAAGCTGCTGCCGGATAAGGCAAACTGA
- a CDS encoding NAD-dependent malic enzyme, with amino-acid sequence MTIATTMIIRLDIEKSVASFGDVASGIAVAGGDIVAIDVIRAGREITTRDITVNVLDAGNEDIIRVLSDMPGIKVVNVSDRTFLAHLGGKIEVIPKMPIKNREDLSQVYTPGVARVSMAIAEDNSKAYTLTMKRNTVAVVTDGTAVLGLGDIGPEAAMPVMEGKAMLFKQLAGIDAFPLCLDTKDPDEIIRIVKAVSPGFGGINLEDISSPRCFDIERKLAEELDIPVFHDDQHGTAVVALAGLLNALTVVGKTLKTAKIVVAGIGAAGVSICNLLLAAGAGHVCAVDKEGILCKGVPYTNEEWRKLAFSTNPEGIQGLLGEAVKGADVFIGVAGGGILNVEHVQSMAQDSIVFAMANPIPEIQPELAEPHVRVLATGRSDYPNQINNVLCFPGLFRGALDCRARTVNLEMKLAAAHAIAAVVQPDEINELYIIPSIFNEKVVEHVRGAVIEAAIRTGSARRIPPDFTGWQEK; translated from the coding sequence ATGACTATTGCAACAACGATGATTATCCGGCTGGATATCGAGAAATCGGTCGCTTCTTTCGGAGATGTTGCTTCCGGCATTGCCGTAGCGGGCGGGGATATTGTCGCCATAGACGTTATCCGCGCGGGCAGGGAGATAACGACCCGGGATATTACGGTGAATGTGCTGGACGCCGGCAATGAGGATATTATCCGCGTATTGTCGGATATGCCGGGAATTAAAGTGGTCAATGTATCCGACCGGACGTTCCTGGCCCATCTTGGCGGCAAAATCGAGGTTATCCCGAAGATGCCGATCAAAAACCGCGAGGATTTATCCCAGGTCTACACGCCCGGGGTGGCGCGTGTAAGTATGGCTATCGCGGAAGATAATTCGAAAGCGTATACATTAACGATGAAACGCAATACGGTTGCGGTTGTTACCGATGGGACAGCTGTGCTGGGCCTGGGGGACATCGGACCGGAAGCCGCCATGCCGGTAATGGAAGGCAAAGCGATGCTGTTCAAGCAGTTGGCCGGAATCGACGCTTTCCCGCTGTGTCTCGATACGAAAGATCCGGATGAGATCATTAGAATCGTCAAGGCGGTCTCGCCCGGCTTTGGCGGCATTAATCTGGAGGATATCTCCTCGCCGCGCTGCTTCGACATCGAACGGAAGCTTGCGGAGGAGCTTGATATTCCCGTATTCCATGACGATCAGCACGGTACGGCGGTCGTTGCTTTGGCAGGATTATTGAATGCGCTTACAGTTGTTGGCAAGACACTGAAGACGGCCAAAATCGTCGTCGCCGGCATCGGCGCGGCGGGAGTTTCCATCTGCAATCTGCTGCTGGCTGCAGGCGCCGGGCATGTGTGCGCGGTTGACAAGGAAGGTATTCTTTGCAAGGGTGTGCCCTACACCAACGAGGAATGGCGGAAGCTTGCCTTCTCTACCAATCCCGAGGGTATTCAGGGGCTGCTGGGAGAAGCGGTAAAGGGGGCGGATGTGTTCATTGGAGTTGCCGGAGGCGGTATCCTGAACGTCGAGCATGTCCAAAGTATGGCTCAGGACAGCATCGTCTTCGCGATGGCGAATCCCATTCCGGAAATCCAGCCGGAGCTGGCAGAGCCGCATGTGCGTGTACTGGCGACGGGCAGAAGCGATTATCCGAACCAGATCAATAATGTGCTGTGCTTTCCCGGCTTGTTCCGGGGGGCTCTCGACTGCAGGGCCAGAACCGTCAATCTGGAGATGAAGCTGGCGGCGGCCCATGCGATCGCGGCGGTGGTTCAGCCGGATGAAATCAACGAGCTGTACATTATCCCGAGTATTTTCAATGAGAAAGTGGTAGAGCACGTGCGAGGCGCGGTTATCGAGGCGGCGATCCGAACCGGCTCGGCGCGCAGAATACCTCCGGATTTTACGGGGTGGCAGGAGAAATGA
- a CDS encoding acyl-CoA synthetase yields the protein MNEQWIAPERYNMTSEMERHPSGKLALKWLSDKGEYEEITYGELIKRANRLAGGLAGLGLRQGDRVLVMVPRRIIAYVIYLACLKLGLVIIPSSEMLRAKDLDYRLRHSEARAVISWSEVTGEVNKIADDLPALELLLSVSAAGGEAESGWLALEGLMEGQPDTLAAAPTTRDDMAILAYTSGTTGNPKAVVHSHGWGYAHLRITSQWLDIHESDTVWATAAPGWQKWIWSPFLSVLGNGATGFVYNGAFQPNRYLQLIQDREIQVMCCTPTEYRLMAKIDGLGRYDLSRLRCAVSAGEPLNQEVINEFNRHFDITIRDGYGQTESTLLIGTLKDTPIRVGSMGRATAQGMIDVVDENGIPLPPGEVGDIAVHVGMPALFQTYYKDPERKAGCIRGEYFITGDRAAKDEDGYFWFEGRGDDIIISAGYTIGPFEVEEALMKHPLVKECAVVASPDAIRGHVVKAFVVLKDGITGSPELAKELQAHTKKITAPYKYPRKIEFISDLPKTSSGKIRRVELRAREFAAKA from the coding sequence ATGAACGAGCAATGGATAGCCCCGGAACGCTACAATATGACGTCGGAGATGGAACGCCATCCATCCGGCAAGCTTGCGCTTAAATGGTTGAGCGATAAAGGGGAATACGAGGAAATAACGTACGGCGAGCTGATCAAGCGGGCCAACCGGCTGGCCGGAGGCCTGGCGGGGCTGGGACTGCGTCAGGGCGACCGGGTTCTCGTTATGGTTCCGCGCCGAATCATCGCCTATGTTATATATCTGGCCTGCTTGAAGCTTGGGCTCGTCATCATTCCTTCTTCGGAAATGCTGCGTGCGAAGGATCTCGACTATCGGCTCCGCCACTCCGAAGCCAGAGCGGTCATATCCTGGTCAGAGGTTACGGGAGAAGTAAATAAAATCGCGGATGACCTGCCCGCGCTCGAGCTCCTCCTCTCGGTTTCCGCCGCAGGCGGGGAAGCCGAATCCGGCTGGCTGGCACTGGAGGGGCTGATGGAAGGGCAGCCGGATACATTGGCCGCGGCTCCCACCACCCGGGACGATATGGCGATTCTCGCTTACACTTCCGGCACCACCGGCAATCCGAAGGCGGTCGTTCACAGCCATGGATGGGGTTATGCGCATCTGCGCATCACTTCGCAGTGGCTCGACATTCATGAATCGGACACGGTATGGGCAACGGCCGCTCCCGGCTGGCAGAAATGGATATGGAGTCCGTTTCTGTCCGTGCTCGGCAACGGCGCCACCGGCTTTGTCTATAACGGCGCTTTTCAGCCCAACCGCTATTTGCAGCTGATCCAGGACCGGGAGATCCAGGTCATGTGCTGTACGCCAACGGAATACCGGCTTATGGCCAAAATTGACGGACTCGGCCGGTATGATCTTTCCCGCCTGCGCTGCGCCGTATCCGCCGGGGAGCCTCTGAACCAGGAGGTCATCAACGAATTCAACCGCCATTTCGATATTACCATCCGTGACGGCTACGGTCAGACGGAAAGCACGCTGCTGATCGGTACGCTCAAGGATACGCCGATCCGGGTCGGCTCCATGGGCCGGGCAACCGCTCAGGGGATGATCGATGTCGTGGACGAGAACGGCATTCCCCTTCCTCCGGGTGAAGTCGGCGATATTGCCGTTCATGTAGGCATGCCGGCCTTGTTCCAGACGTATTACAAAGATCCGGAACGCAAAGCCGGCTGCATTCGTGGCGAATACTTTATTACCGGCGACCGGGCAGCCAAGGATGAGGACGGCTATTTCTGGTTTGAGGGACGCGGCGATGACATCATTATCAGCGCCGGCTATACGATTGGGCCCTTCGAAGTGGAGGAAGCCCTGATGAAGCATCCGCTGGTTAAAGAATGCGCGGTCGTAGCCAGTCCCGATGCAATTCGGGGCCATGTGGTCAAAGCTTTTGTCGTGCTCAAAGACGGAATCACCGGCTCACCGGAACTTGCGAAAGAGCTGCAGGCCCATACCAAGAAAATTACGGCCCCTTATAAATACCCGCGCAAAATCGAGTTCATCTCCGACCTCCCGAAGACAAGCTCGGGCAAGATCCGCCGCGTCGAGCTGCGGGCGAGGGAGTTTGCGGCTAAAGCATAA
- a CDS encoding asparagine synthase-related protein translates to MGAISGVYRFGSDADAAPAGSAIFRKLKVCSFQRTGEWADHSVHLGCGIIYNTPESKMEQLPRCNENQTLAITADAIIDNRAELLEKFKLEPGESPVITDSELILRAYETWGCSCPEHLIGDYAFAIWDAGKEELFLARDAMGSRTLYYTCERDFVAFCTIETPLLELFGERAELNEKWIADFLAIDGIQHELECEETVYRRIYQLPPAHYGIVSAEGFSKKKYWEPLRDIKPIRFKTDDEYVEAFNRCFSEAVACRLRSAGETGIFLSGGMDSGSIACVAAPKLAEQGKKLYGFTSIPVPEFNERPPRMTIYNESREVGLIAEAYPNIDITYSSFADKNCLTDIDELIRIFEQPYKIFQNMTWYHSFLKMAASRNCTIMLNGQTGNNTISYGNFAVHLVTLSRQGRIVSAARELYGFSRLVNEPVTKVLRSAIPVVLPHRLKLWKNRTRLREFDRFTNVVVKRSLVNKWNVANRLDQIEANTPIGRFPDYEEDRKARTSPLPFTHIGAVETKLSLANGITIRDPSRDKRVFEFCMAIPSGQFVRSGQERYLLRRAMEGVLPDPIRLNIIAKGLQSADWIYRLAPIWPEVLAEVGQALEQGSLEPYVEVDKLKEKLAKASGDVRKAEDSLVRSILTAVIFSRFIEDFKRRYS, encoded by the coding sequence ATGGGTGCAATTAGCGGAGTATATAGGTTTGGAAGCGATGCGGATGCTGCCCCGGCCGGATCGGCTATTTTTAGAAAATTGAAAGTCTGTTCTTTTCAGCGCACAGGAGAATGGGCCGATCACTCCGTACATTTGGGCTGCGGAATTATTTATAACACGCCTGAGTCCAAAATGGAACAATTACCGCGCTGCAATGAGAATCAGACCCTGGCCATAACAGCGGACGCGATCATTGACAACCGTGCTGAATTGCTGGAGAAATTCAAGCTGGAACCCGGGGAATCACCCGTTATCACTGACAGTGAGCTTATTCTCCGGGCCTACGAGACGTGGGGATGTTCATGCCCTGAGCACTTGATTGGCGATTATGCTTTTGCCATTTGGGATGCTGGGAAAGAGGAGCTTTTTCTCGCCCGCGACGCTATGGGATCAAGGACGCTGTACTACACCTGTGAGCGTGATTTTGTTGCTTTCTGTACTATCGAAACTCCGTTATTGGAGCTGTTCGGTGAGCGGGCCGAGCTGAATGAGAAATGGATTGCGGACTTTCTGGCGATAGACGGAATTCAGCATGAATTGGAATGTGAGGAAACGGTATACCGGCGTATTTACCAGCTCCCGCCTGCGCATTATGGAATAGTAAGTGCCGAAGGTTTTTCCAAGAAGAAGTATTGGGAGCCGTTAAGGGACATCAAGCCGATCCGATTCAAGACAGATGATGAATATGTGGAAGCTTTCAACCGCTGCTTCTCCGAAGCGGTAGCCTGCCGGCTGAGAAGTGCGGGCGAGACAGGAATTTTCCTGAGCGGGGGGATGGATTCCGGATCGATTGCCTGTGTTGCGGCTCCCAAGCTGGCTGAACAGGGCAAGAAGCTGTACGGCTTCACATCCATTCCGGTTCCGGAGTTCAACGAACGGCCGCCCAGAATGACCATTTATAACGAATCCCGTGAAGTGGGGCTCATCGCCGAGGCGTATCCTAACATTGATATCACTTACAGCAGTTTTGCGGACAAAAATTGCTTAACCGATATCGACGAGCTGATTCGGATCTTTGAACAGCCGTATAAGATTTTTCAAAATATGACCTGGTATCATTCATTTTTAAAAATGGCCGCCTCAAGAAACTGTACCATTATGCTGAACGGACAGACAGGCAACAATACGATCTCGTATGGTAATTTCGCGGTTCATCTGGTAACGCTGTCCAGACAAGGGAGGATCGTCTCGGCCGCGCGGGAGCTCTATGGATTCAGCAGATTGGTGAATGAGCCGGTAACGAAGGTGCTGAGGAGTGCGATTCCGGTAGTGCTGCCGCACCGTTTGAAATTATGGAAGAACCGGACACGGCTGCGGGAGTTCGATCGTTTTACTAATGTGGTCGTCAAAAGATCGCTCGTTAACAAATGGAATGTAGCTAACAGGCTGGATCAGATTGAAGCCAATACGCCGATCGGCCGTTTTCCGGATTATGAAGAAGACAGGAAGGCTAGGACCAGTCCGCTGCCGTTCACGCACATAGGGGCTGTGGAAACCAAGCTGTCATTAGCCAATGGAATTACGATTCGCGACCCTTCCCGGGATAAACGCGTGTTTGAGTTCTGCATGGCGATTCCTTCCGGACAATTTGTACGAAGCGGCCAAGAACGGTATTTGCTGCGCAGGGCGATGGAGGGGGTACTCCCGGACCCGATCCGGCTGAACATTATTGCCAAAGGGCTTCAGAGCGCGGATTGGATATACAGGCTCGCCCCGATCTGGCCCGAGGTTCTGGCCGAAGTCGGGCAGGCTTTGGAACAAGGGAGCTTAGAGCCCTACGTAGAAGTCGATAAGCTAAAGGAGAAGCTTGCCAAGGCAAGCGGGGATGTGCGCAAGGCGGAGGACAGTCTGGTCAGATCCATTTTGACGGCCGTTATTTTCTCCAGATTCATCGAAGATTTCAAGCGGCGGTATTCATAA
- a CDS encoding phosphoenolpyruvate carboxykinase (ATP) produces the protein MSDYDFEFRYKAFGFNIASNFLLEGLLPAEGPPEVYIQEGKVPVEVPGPQDSHAYTVLEGDGFAFRVKDIGTFLVLGGTHIIAEKNESCEPEAHVLFILGTCMGVLLMQRGLLPVHGSALALEDKHIIITGQSGAGKSTLAAALNRRGCSFLADDIAALQEDEKGESWIVPSFPRQKLWRDTAEKIFGSVNSLNRIPGVRDKYHVQMDGEFIKAPKRLDALFELTTHSGSEVAVSEIKGPEKLMVILRNIYRPEIIEFMGKQKEHFMRCSRLASSLPVFHIERPESGFTVDEQIKGIIHSLKQLYHHNN, from the coding sequence ATGAGCGATTATGACTTCGAGTTTCGTTACAAAGCATTTGGGTTTAATATAGCGTCAAACTTTCTGCTTGAAGGCCTGCTCCCGGCGGAAGGGCCGCCTGAAGTGTATATCCAAGAGGGGAAAGTGCCTGTAGAGGTGCCCGGTCCACAAGATTCCCATGCGTATACGGTCCTTGAAGGCGACGGTTTTGCCTTTCGCGTTAAAGATATCGGCACGTTTCTGGTCTTGGGCGGCACGCATATCATCGCGGAGAAAAATGAAAGCTGCGAGCCGGAGGCTCATGTGCTGTTCATCCTTGGCACCTGTATGGGCGTACTCTTGATGCAGCGCGGCCTGCTTCCGGTTCATGGCAGCGCTCTGGCGCTGGAGGATAAGCATATTATCATCACCGGACAATCGGGCGCGGGCAAATCGACGCTGGCGGCGGCGCTGAACAGGCGAGGCTGTTCTTTTTTGGCGGATGATATTGCGGCACTCCAAGAAGATGAGAAGGGAGAATCGTGGATTGTTCCCTCGTTTCCAAGGCAGAAGCTGTGGCGGGATACGGCTGAGAAGATCTTTGGCAGCGTAAATTCCTTGAACCGAATTCCGGGTGTCCGGGACAAGTATCATGTGCAGATGGACGGGGAGTTTATTAAGGCTCCGAAAAGGCTGGACGCGCTCTTTGAACTGACAACGCATTCAGGTTCAGAAGTAGCAGTCTCCGAAATAAAAGGTCCGGAAAAATTGATGGTCATATTACGGAATATCTATCGTCCGGAGATTATCGAATTTATGGGAAAACAGAAAGAACACTTTATGCGCTGCTCCAGGCTTGCTTCAAGCCTACCTGTTTTTCATATCGAACGCCCTGAGTCAGGTTTTACAGTTGATGAACAAATCAAGGGCATAATTCATAGCTTGAAGCAGCTTTACCACCATAACAACTAA